A stretch of Lathyrus oleraceus cultivar Zhongwan6 chromosome 6, CAAS_Psat_ZW6_1.0, whole genome shotgun sequence DNA encodes these proteins:
- the LOC127093486 gene encoding filament-like plant protein 4 — translation MDRRWPWKKKSSDKTVLDKVAAELDSAGASSQENQDVYKKPNYVQISVESYSHLTGLEDQVKTYEEKVETLEDEITELNEKLSAANTEINTKEGLVKQHAKVAEDAVSGWEKAEAEALALKNHLESVTLSKLTAEDQASQLDGALKECMRQIRNLKEEHELKIQEVTLAKNKQLDKIKGEFEARIRNFEQELLRSAADNAALSRSLQERSNMLVKLSEEKAHAEAEIEHHKSNVESCEREINSLKYELHVISKELEIRNEEKNMSMRSAEAANKQHAEGVKKIAKLEAECQRLRGLVRKKLPGPAALAQMKLEVESLGRDYGETRLRKSPVKPASSHFSPVPDFSLENIQKFQKDNEFLTERLLTMEEETKMLKEALAKRNSELQASRSMCAKTLSKLQILEAQVQPSTHQKGSPKSTTHMNHESIYSQNTGYAPSMISISEDGNDDARSCAESWSTALISELSQFTKEKNADELGKSEATEKLELMDDFLEVEKFAGLSTDSIEDASASFTSNNNTDEIMANEVSEVGTSKDDPSESEKNNDLNPLAIQLSPAAVSPSSGGIDGLSPEELQSRIQSVFESVAKDADVGQILKDIKRVLEDAHDTSIQDSAAVIPLDVQPSDIPCDKKDNSEGAGSVAEKELISSQEPTQYIQITSDIEAAVSQIHDFVLFLDREAMTVHDISSGGDGISQKMEEFSVTYNKVKCHEASLLQFVLDLSHVLAKTSEFRFNILGYKGMETETNSPDCIDKIALPENKLVQDNSSEERYENGDSRILNPCSNPEVPDDGNLTSGYESNATSQKFSMEEFEELKLEKEKAILDLLKYSENLEMTKSQLQETEQLLAEAKSQLASAQRSNSLGETQLKCMAESYRSLETRAQEFETELNHLRKKIETLENELKDEKRSHEAALAKCKELEEQLQRNESSAADNELKTKKERDLASAAEKLAECQETIYLLGKQLKAMHPQTEPMGSPYGERLSKVEGFAEHEVQSPNLQDLDQVEMDGASFAFMQRQGAESPLHFTNSLYSPSDNDSNFQAISPLPHPTHKPTKSTSSSASSTPTPEKHGRGFSRFFSSKAKVGH, via the exons ATGGACCGAAGGTGGCCTTGGAAGAAAAAATCATCTGATAAGACTGTGCTTGATAAAGTAGCTGCTGAATTGGATTCTGCTGGAGCCTCTAGTCAGGAGAATCAG GATGTTTATAAGAAGCCGAACTATGTCCAAATCTCTGTAGAGTCATATTCACATCTGACGGGTTTGGAAGATCAAGTGAAGACATATGAAGAAAAGGTAGAGACACTGGAAGATGAGATCACAGAATTGAATGAAAAACTATCAGCAGCGAACACAGAGATAAATACCAAGGAAGGTTTGGTAAAACAGCATGCTAAAGTAGCTGAAGATGCTGTCTCAG GCTGGGAAAAGGCAGAAGCAGAAGCTTTGGCATTGAAGAACCATCTAGAATCTGTCACTCTTTCAAAACTTACTGCTGAGGATCAGGCATCGCAGTTAGATGGTGCTCTTAAGGAGTGTATGCGACAGATAAGAAACCTGAAAGAAGAACATGAACTGAAAATACAGGAAGTCACCCTTGCAAAAAACAAGCAATTGGACAAGATTAAGGGTGAGTTTGAGGCTAGGATACGAAACTTTGAACAGGAACTCCTCAGGTCTGCTGCTGATAATGCAGCTCTGTCAAGGTCCTTGCAGGAACGTTCTAACATGCTAGTCAAACTAAGTGAAGAAAAAGCTCATGCTGAGGCTGAAATTGAGCATCATAAGAGCAATGTAGAATCATGTGAAAGAGAAATCAATTCACTTAAATATGAGCTTCATGTTATTTCCAAAGAGCTTGAAATTCGTAATGAAGAAAAGAACATGAGTATGAGGTCTGCAGAAGCTGCTAACAAGCAGCATGCAGAGGGTGTAAAAAAAATTGCCAAGTTAGAGGCAGAATGCCAAAGGTTACGCGGTCTAGTACGGAAAAAGTTACCTGGTCCTGCTGCGCTTGCACAAATGAAGCTGGAAGTTGAGAGTCTTGGCCGAGATTATGGAGAAACTCGATTAAGGAAGTCTCCTGTCAAACCTGCTAGTTCTCATTTTTCTCCGGTGCCTGATTTCTCCCTGGAAAATATACAGAAATTCCAGAAAGATAATGAATTTCTTACAGAGCGCTTATTGACAATGGAAGAAGAAACAAAGATGCTGAAAGAAGCTTTGGCAAAACGTAACAGTGAATTGCAGGCTTCAAGGAGTATGTGTGCTAAAACACTTAGCAAACTTCAAATTTTGGAAGCACAAGTTCAACCAAGTACTCATCAGAAGGGATCTCCAAAATCTACCACTCATATGAACCATGAAAGCATTTACAGCCAAAATACAGGTTATGCACCAAGCATGATCTCCATATCGGAAGATGGCAACGATGATGCAAGAAGTTGTGCTGAGTCTTGGTCTACAGCATTAATCTCTGAGCTATCCCAATTCACAAAGGAAAAGAATGCTGATGAATTGGGCAAATCTGAAGCGACTGAGAAGCTGGAACTGATGGATGACTTTTTAGAGGTCGAGAAATTTGCTGGATTATCAACAGATTCTATTGAAGATGCTTCTGCATCATTTACTTCAAACAATAACACGGACGAAATAATGGCCAATGAGGTATCCGAAGTTGGTACTAGCAAAGATGATCCCTCCGAGTCTGAAAAGAACAATGATTTGAATCCATTGGCAATTCAACTGTCCCCTGCTGCAGTATCACCCAGTTCCGGTGGGATTGATGGCTTATCACCAGAAGAACTTCAATCAAGAATACAATCAGTTTTTGAGTCCGTGGCAAAGGATGCTGATGTAGGTCAGATCCTGAAGGATATTAAACGTGTTCTTGAAGACGCGCATGATACATCCATCCAAGACTCTGCGGCTGTCATTCCCCTTGATGTCCAACCTTCTGATATTCCATGTGATAAAAAGGATAATTCTGAAGGTGCTGGTTCAGTCGCAGAAAAAGAACTCATTTCATCCCAAGAACCTACTCAATATATACAGATAACTTCTGATATAGAAGCTGCAGTTTCTCAAATTCATGACTTCGTATTGTTCCTAGACAGAGAAGCAATGACAGTTCATGATATATCTTCTGGTGGAGATGGGATAAGCCAAAAGATGGAGGAGTTCTCTGTTACTTACAATAAAGTTAAATGCCATGAAGCAAGTTTGCTGCAGTTTGTTCTTGATCTGTCTCATGTATTGGCTAAAACAAGTGAGTTCAGATTTAATATCCTTGGTTATAAAGGTATGGAAACTGAAACCAACAGTCCTGATTGCATAGATAAGATTGCTCTGCCTGAAAATAAGTTAGTTCAAGACAACTCGTCGGAAGAGAGATATGAAAACGGTGATTCCCGTATTCTTAATCCCTGTTCTAATCCCGAGGTTCCAGATGATGGAAATTTGACCTCAGGCTATGAATCAAATGCCACATCACAAAAGTTCTCCATGGAGGAATTTGAGGAATTGAAATTAGAGAAAGAGAAGGCAATTTTGGATCTGTTGAAATATTCGGAAAATCTTGAAATGACAAAGTCTCAGTTGCAAGAGACAGAACAACTTCTAGCTGAAGCTAAATCACAACTGGCTTCTGCTCAAAGGTCAAACAGCTTAGGTGAGACTCAACTAAAATGCATGGCAGAGTCATACCGATCACTTGAAACACGTGCACAGGAATTTGAAACTGAGCTCAACCATCTGAGAAAGAAGATAGAAACTCTTGAGAACGAACTTAAAGATGAAAAGAGATCTCATGAAGCAGCTTTGGCGAAGTGCAAGGAGCTAGAAGAACAATTGCAAAG GAATGAGAGCTCAGCTGCTGATAATGAACTTAAGACTAAAAAG GAGAGAGACTTGGCTTCTGCTGCTGAAAAACTAGCTGAGTGTCAAGAAACAATATATCTTCTTGGCAAGCAGCTAAAAGCTATGCATCCTCAAACAGAACCAATGGGATCTCCGTATGGTGAGAGGCTTTCGAAGGTTGAAGGTTTCGCAGAGCATGAAGTTCAGAGCCCAAATTTGCAGGATCTGGATCAAGTTGAGATGGACGGTGCTAGTTTTGCTTTTATGCAAAGACAGGGTGCAGAGTCCCCTTTGCATTTTACTAACAGTTTATATAGTCCATCAGATAATGACTCAAACTTTCAAGCCATATCTCCTTTACCGCATCCAACTCACAAGCCTACAAAATCAACCTCTTCCTCAGCTTCTTCGACTCCCACACCAGAGAAACATGGTCGGGGTTTTAGTAGATTCTTTTCATCAAAAGCAAAAGTTGGCCATTAA